One segment of Sesamum indicum cultivar Zhongzhi No. 13 linkage group LG4, S_indicum_v1.0, whole genome shotgun sequence DNA contains the following:
- the LOC105159961 gene encoding protein PHYTOCHROME KINASE SUBSTRATE 1 — protein sequence MSIPVITLTSASKTSVSGPPEISKRFRDASFSSFLDGAEETFVLKLEGAGTQGLSASISTPHDHAFLAKTKAEETEIDVFNAEKYFNEGLSQVNHSPKVSSKSLVSHHQQKRHDPLEILAVKERPSNAAQSIRSESSWNSRIALLHSVPRNQQPRKANKKSLLASIGCNCSCADKNSVDIDDYNGENKSKTTGLVNGKSKQGDQRSDYFVRKSQSDHSCVRFDGTELRLNSEDHFSFPVFNSKTGNQAAKMQVQEKDDSTAKRKSLEVFGSPILESSQTSLSLEKKLTVMATWDAIAAQEIKIPSISSEMHDDSDSDASSDLFEIESFSKGNPFLSRQESDGLSGCLTPTTCYAPSEASIEWSVVTASAADFSVLSDSEELRLSSTISTPHKVGLNSKIPKLRSSILSGCKSHKAVRVAGDAHRASEQGFSNARRNLEPVSFTTTTRFHNEHKLASFDARRRQQSFDERLLSRSRSGSATHLLYT from the coding sequence ATGTCCATTCCTGTAATAACACTGACTTCAGCATCCAAAACGAGTGTTTCCGGTCCTCCCGAAATCAGCAAAAGATTTCGGGATGCTTCGTTTTCCTCGTTCTTGGATGGAGCTGAAGAAACCTTTGTACTTAAATTGGAAGGTGCAGGCACTCAGGGCCTCAGTGCCTCCATCTCAACCCCGCATGATCACGCTTTCCTTGCAAAAACTAAAGCAGAAGAGACAGAAATTGATGTCTTCAACGCTGAGAAGTATTTCAACGAGGGGTTAAGCCAAGTAAATCATAGTCCTAAAGTTAGTTCTAAGAGTTTAGTAAGTCACCACCAGCAGAAGAGACATGATCCCCTTGAAATACTTGCAGTCAAAGAGCGGCCCTCGAATGCAGCACAAAGTATTCGTTCTGAATCGAGCTGGAACAGCCGGATTGCATTATTGCATTCCGTTCCAAGAAACCAGCAGCCCAGAAAAGCAAACAAGAAGAGTTTGCTTGCCAGCATTGGCTGCAACTGTTCTTGTGCTGACAAGAATTCTGTTGACATTGATGattataatggtgaaaacAAGAGCAAAACCACCGGGCTGGTTAATGGCAAATCAAAGCAAGGAGATCAAAGAAGTGACTATTTTGTTAGGAAATCACAGTCAGATCACAGCTGTGTACGATTTGATGGAACGGAGCTGAGGTTAAACTCCGAGGATCATTTCAGCTTCCCAGTTTTCAATTCTAAAACTGGAAATCAAGCAGCAAAAATGCAAGTACAAGAGAAAGATGATAGTACCGCGAAGAGGAAATCGCTAGAAGTGTTTGGCTCCCCCATCCTGGAAAGTAGTCAGACTAGCTTGAGCCTGGAGAAGAAATTAACTGTGATGGCTACTTGGGATGCAATTGCTGCACAAGAAATCAAGATTCCTTCAATTTCCAGTGAAATGCATGACGACAGTGACAGTGATGCAAGTTCAGACTTATTTGAGATCGAGAGCTTTTCAAAAGGCAACCCTTTTCTTTCCAGGCAGGAATCAGATGGCCTGTCAGGCTGCCTTACTCCCACAACCTGTTATGCACCAAGTGAGGCAAGCATAGAGTGGAGTGTTGTAACTGCCAGTGCTGCAGATTTCTCTGTTCTGTCGGATTCTGAAGAGTTAAGACTGTCCTCCACCATCTCAACCCCACATAAAGTGGGCCTCAATTCTAAAATCCCAAAACTGCGTTCGAGTATTCTGTCAGGTTGTAAGAGTCACAAAGCAGTTAGAGTTGCTGGAGATGCACATAGAGCAAGTGAGCAAGGATTTTCCAATGCAAGGAGGAACCTCGAGCCGGTATCCTTCACAACGACGACAAGATTTCATAATGAGCATAAGCTGGCTAGTTTTGATGCACGAAGGAGGCAGCAATCATTTGATGAACGCCTTCTCTCTCGATCACGATCTGGAAGTGCTACACATCTGTTATAT
- the LOC105159962 gene encoding probable methyltransferase PMT2, whose product MANKYNSGDSRTRSSVSIFIVAGLCCFFYLLGAWQRSGFGKGDSIALEMTKSGADCNILPNLNFETHHAGEAGIIDDSDSKVTVYKPCDPKYTDYTPCQDQGRAMTFPRENMIYRERHCPPEEEKLHCLIPAPKGYVTPFPWPKSRDYVPYANAPYKSLTVEKAIQNWIQYEGNVFRFPGGGTQFPQGADKYIDQLASVIPIANGTVRTALDTGCGVASWGAYLWKRNVIAMSFAPRDSHEAQVQFALERGVPAVIGVLGSVKMPYPSRAFDMAHCSRCLIPWGMNDGLYMKEVDRVLRPGGYWVLSGPPINWKTNFKAWQRPKEELQEEQRQIEDVAKLLCWEKKSEQGEIAVWQKTMDSASCRAKQENSGVTLCKPDYADDVWYQKMEPCITPYDNANSGVAGGYLKPFPERLYAVPPRIASGLVPGVSVEAYQKDNKQWKKHVNAYRKINKIIDSGRYRNIMDMNAGFGGFAAALQSPKLWVMNVVPTIAEKNTLGVIYERGLIGIYHDWCEAFSTYPRTYDLIHAYRVFSLYKDKCDLEDILLEMDRILRPEGAIMLRDEVDVLVKVKKMIGGMRYDFKMMDHEDGPLVPEKILVAVKQYWVGNSTSAQ is encoded by the exons ATGGCGAACAAGTATAATTCAGGGGACAGTAGGACCAGGAGTTCTGTGTCCATTTTCATAGTAGCTGGTCTGTGCTGTTTCTTCTACCTACTAGGAGCATGGCAGAGAAGTGGGTTTGGAAAGGGGGACAGTATAGCTTTGGAGATGACCAAGAGCGGAGCTGACTGCAACATCCTTCCAAACCTCAATTTTGAAACGCATCATGCTGGTGAGGCTGGGATAATTGACGATTCTGATTCAAAAGTGACTGTGTATAAGCCGTGCGATCCTAAGTACACTGATTACACACCCTGCCAAGATCAAGGACGTGCAATGACTTTCCCTAGGGAAAATATGATCTACCGTGAGAGACATTGCCCTCCTGAAGAAGAGAAGCTGCATTGCCTTATTCCAGCTCCTAAAGGATATGTAACCCCGTTTCCATGGCCAAAGAGCCGTGATTATGTCCCCTATGCCAATGCTCCATATAAAAGCTTGACAGTAGAAAAGGCTATCCAAAACTGGATCCAGTACGAAGGCAATGTGTTCAGGTTCCCTGGTGGAGGAACACAATTTCCTCAGGGGGCTGATAAGTACATTGACCAGCTTGCGTCAGTTATACCAATTGCAAATGGGACTGTTAGGACAGCATTGGACACTGGTTGTGGG GTTGCTAGTTGGGGTGCATATTTGTGGAAAAGAAATGTTATAGCAATGTCATTTGCACCAAGAGATTCACATGAAGCCCAGGTACAATTTGCTCTTGAAAGGGGTGTACCGGCTGTAATTGGTGTTCTTGGATCAGTAAAAATGCCATATCCATCAAGAGCGTTTGACATGGCTCATTGTTCTCGTTGTCTTATACCTTGGGGGATGAATG ATGGACTATACATGAAGGAGGTTGATCGTGTGCTTAGACCTGGTGGCTACTGGGTGCTTTCAGGCCCTCCCATTAATTGGAAGACTAACTTCAAGGCATGGCAACGCCCAAAGGAAGAACTTCAGGAAGAACAAAGACAGATAGAAGATGTTGCTAAACTTCTTTGCTGGGAAAAGAAGTCTGAGCAAGGAGAAATTGCTGTATGGCAGAAGACAATGGATTCTGCTTCTTGTCGtgccaaacaagaaaattctGGAGTGACATTATGTAAACCTGATTATGCTGATGATGTCTg GTACCAGAAAATGGAGCCATGCATTACTCCATATGACAATGCTAACAGTGGAGTTGCTGGTGGGTATCTTAAACCATTCCCGGAGAGACTTTATGCAGTTCCCCCAAGAATTGCTAGTGGCTTGGTTCCTGGAGTTTCTGTTGAGGCATACCAGAAGGACAATAAGCAATGGAAGAAACATGTAAATGCCTATAGAAAGATTAACAAGATTATTGACTCTGGAAGGTACCGCAACATTATGGATATGAATGCTGGATTTGGAGGCTTTGCAGCTGCACTTCAGTCTCCGAAATTGTGGGTTATGAATGTTGTACCCACTATTGCCGAGAAAAATACCCTTGGTGTTATTTATGAACGAGGACTGATTGGCATATATCATGACTG GTGTGAAGCCTTCTCCACATATCCAAGGACATATGACCTGATTCATGCTTATCGTGTTTTTAGCTTGTACAAGGACAA GTGTGACCTCGAAGACATTTTACTAGAGATGGATCGGATTCTGCGGCCAGAAGGTGCAATTATGTTAAGGGATGAAGTTGATGTACTTGTCAAGGTGAAGAAGATGATTGGTGGTATGAGATACGATTTTAAAATGATGGATCATGAGGACGGCCCCCTGGTCCCCGAGAAAATCCTAGTTGCAGTTAAACAATACTGGGTCGGCAACTCCACTTCTGCGCAGTGA